A region from the Drosophila mauritiana strain mau12 chromosome 2L, ASM438214v1, whole genome shotgun sequence genome encodes:
- the LOC117150577 gene encoding putative gustatory receptor 92a: MAVEFYINSFVFWILLGKHVLDLFLVTASVEGAVNQFLNIGMQFGNVGDLSKFQTTLDTLFLHLRLSHFRVSILGLFDVTQKQYLQFLSALVSWLAFIAQYRMQVGNC, translated from the exons ATGGCTGTAGAGTTTTATATAAACAGCTTCGTATTCTGGATACTTTTGGGCAAACACGTATTGGATCTTTTTCTGGTAACTGCCTCCGTTGAGGGAGCTGTTAACCAATTTTTGAACATTGGAATGCAGTTTGGAAATGTCGGTGATCTTAGCAAATTTCAAACTACG CTGGATACTTTATTCCTTCATCTGAGGCTTAGCCATTTTCGAGTCAGCATTTTGGGCCTATTTGATGTCACCCAAAAGCAATATCTACAGTTCTTATCAGCACTCGTATCTTGGCTAGCTTTTATAGCACAATATAGAATGCAGGTCGGAAATTGTTAG